One stretch of Zonotrichia leucophrys gambelii isolate GWCS_2022_RI chromosome 13, RI_Zleu_2.0, whole genome shotgun sequence DNA includes these proteins:
- the GRK6 gene encoding G protein-coupled receptor kinase 6 isoform X2: MELENIVANTVLLKAREGGGGNRKGKSKKWRQMLQFPHISLCEDLRQSLERDYQSLCEKQPIGHMLFRQFCETRPELARCVKFLDAVAGYEVAPDEKRKECGQHLIEKYLKPNSEDHVPEVPSQLVDACCERLEQEPSKELFKECTKLIHDYLSVAPFADYLDSLYFNRFLQWKWLERQPVTKNTFRQYRVLGKGGFGEVCACQVRATGKMYACKKLEKKRIKKRKGEAMALNEKQILEKVNSRFVVSLAYAYETKDALCLVLTLMNGGDLKFHIYHMGEAGFEEPRAAFYAAEICCGLEDLHQERIVYRDLKPENILLDDHGHIRISDLGLAVHVPEGQTIKGRVGTVGYMAPEVVKNERYTFSPDWWALGCLVYEMIEGQSPFQQRKKKIKREEVERLVKEVQEEYSEKFSPSARSLCTMLLCKDPLERLGCRGAGAKEVKEHPLFKHLNFRRLEAGMLDPPFKPDPQAIYCKDVLDIEQFSTVKGVELEPTDNDFYQKFATGSVPIPWQNEMIETECFKELNVFSTDGTVPPDLDWKGQPSPQPKKGLLQRLFSRQR, translated from the exons ATGGAGCTGGAGAACATCGTCGCCAACACCGTCCTGCTCAAGGCCCGCGAAG GTGGTGGAGGAAACCGGAAAGGCAAGAGCAAGAAATGGCGCCAGATGCTGCAGTTCCCCCACATCAGCCTCTGCGAGGACCTTCGGCAGAGCCTGG AGCGGGACTACCAGAGCCTGTGCGAGAAGCAGCCCATCGGGCACATGCTGTTCCGGCAGTTCTGCGAGACGCGCCCCGAGCTCGCGCGCTGCGTCAAGTTCCTGGATGCTGTG GCAGGGTACGAAGTGGCTCCAGATGAGAAGAGGAAGGAATGTGGGCAGCACCTGATTGAAAAGTACTTGAAGCCAAAC AGTGAGGACCACGTGCCTGAAGTTCCCTCACAACTAGTGGATGCCTGTTgtgagaggctggagcaggaacCTTCCAAGGAGCTCTTCAAGGAATGCACTAA GCTTATCCACGACTACCTGAGCGTGGCTCCCTTTGCCGACTACCTCGACAGCTTGTACTTCAACCGCTTCCTGCAGTGGAAATGGCTGGAAAG GCAGCCAGTGACCAAAAACACTTTCCGCCAGTACCGCGTGCTGGGTAAGGGCGGTTTTGGGGAG GTGTGTGCCTGCCAGGTGCGTGCCACAGGGAAGATGTATGCCTGCAAGaaactggagaagaaaaggatcAAAAAGAGGAAGGGAGAAGCCATGGCCCTGAACGAAAAACAGATCCTGGAAAAAGTGAACAGTAGGTTTGTA GTGAGCTTAGCCTATGCATATGAAACTAAAGATGCTCTCTGCCTAGTGCTGACCCTCATGAATGGAGGGGACCTCAAGTTCCATATCTACCACATGGGAGAGGCTGGTTTcgaggagcccagggcagctttcTATGCTGCTGAGATCTGCTGTGGCCTGGAGGACTTGCACCAGGAGAGGATTGTGTACAG GGACCTGAAGCCAGAGAACATATTACTGGATGACCATG GGCACATCCGTATCTCAGACCTGGGACTGGCTGTGCATGTGCCAGAGGGCCAAACAATCAAGGGCCGGGTGGGGACAGTTGGCTACATGG CTCCGGAGGTGGTGAAGAACGAGCGCTACACGTTCAGCCCGGACTGgtgggctctgggctgcctggTGTACGAGATGATCGAGGGCCAGTCCCCCTTCCAGCAGCGCAAGAAGAAGATCAAGAGGGAGGAGGTGGAGCGCCTGGTGAAGGAGGTGCAGGAGGAGTACTCGGAGAAGTTCTCGCCCAGCGCCCGCTCCCTCTGCACCATG CTCCTGTGCAAGGACCCCTTGGAGCGCCTGGGGTGCCGAGGAGCTGGGGCCAAGGAGGTGAAGGAACATCCTCTCTTCAAGCACCTCAACTTCAGGAGGCTGGAAGCTGGCATGCTGGACCCTCCCTTCAAGCCAGAT CCCCAGGCCATCTACTGCAAGGATGTGCTGGACATCGAGCAGTTCTCCACGGTGAAAGGGGTGGAGCTGGAGCCCACAGACAACGACTTTTACCAGAAATTTGCTACAGGGAGTGTTCCCATTCCTTGGCAGAACGAG ATGATCGAGACAGAGTGTTTCAAGGAGCTGAATGTCTTTAGCACAGATGGCACAGTGCCCCCAGACCTGGACTGGAAAGGACAGCCTTCTCCACAGCCCAAAAAAGGGTTACTCCAGCGCTTGTTCAGCAGACAG agGTGA
- the LOC135453642 gene encoding alpha-2Db adrenergic receptor-like, with the protein MEPGSALPNTSGNGSGAGSAPHSPAATGLILLAALAVLLATLLGNALVVVAISTSRALQAPQNLFLVSLASADILVAVLVLPFSLANEVMGYWYFGGLWCSLYLALDVLLCTASIGHLCAISLDRYWAVTRAARLNLRRNPRRVRAMIGAVWAAAALVALPPLLRPRPAGRECQLSQETWYVLASCAASFFVPCLVMVAVYCRIYRLTAGRTAALLAARSPCPASGDGKVSGVGMLRWRRRSQHQSVLLCRRRLVRARERRFTVVLAVVMGAFVLCWFPFFFTYSLGALCGQGCRVSKPLFNFFFWIGYCNSSVNPLIYTLFNRDFRAAFRRLLAVPHRHRS; encoded by the coding sequence ATGGAGCCGGGCAGCGCCCTTCCCAACACCTCCGGTAACGGCAGCGGCGCCGGCAGTGCCCCACACTCGCCCGCAGCCACGGGGCTCATCttgctggcagccctggccgtcctgctggccacgctgctgGGCAACGCTCTGGTGGTGGTGGCCATCTCCACCAGCCGGGCCCTGCAGGCCCCGCAGAACCTCTTCCTCGTGTCCCTGGCCTCGGCAGACATCCTGGTGGCCGTCCTCGTGCTGCCCTTCTCGCTGGCCAACGAGGTGATGGGCTACTGGTACTTTGGCGGGCTGTGGTGCAGCCTGTACCTGGCGCTGGACGTGCTGCTGTGCACGGCGTCCATCGGGCACCTCTGCGCCATCAGCCTCGACCGCTACTGGGCCGTGACACGGGCGGCGCGGCTCAACCTGCGCCGGAACCCGCGGCGGGTGAGGGCCATGATTGGGGCAGTGTGGGCGGCGGCGgccctggtggcactgccaccgcTCCTGCGGCCGCGGCCGGCCGGGCGGGAGTGCCAGCTGAGCCAGGAGACCTGGTACGTGCTGGCCTCCTGCGCCGCCTCCTTCTTCGTGCCCTGCCTCGTCATGGTGGCCGTGTACTGCCGCATCTACCGCCTGACCGCCGGGCGCACGGCCGCCCTGCTCGCTGCCCGCTCCCCGTGCCCTGCCAGCGGTGATGGAAAGGTGTCGGGTGTGGGGATGCTGAGATGGCGCCGTCGGAGCCAGCACCAGAGCGTGCTGCTGTGCCGCCGGCGGCTGGTGAGGGCGAGGGAGCGGCGCTTCACTGTGGTGCTGGCTGTGGTGATGGGCGCCTTCGTGCTGTGCTGGTTCCCCTTCTTCTTCACCTACAGCCTGGGGGCTCTCTGTGGGCAGGGCTGCCGTGTCTCCAAGCCCCTCTTCAACTTCTTCTTCTGGATCGGCTATTGCAACAGCAGCGTCAACCCCCTCATCTACACCCTCTTCAACCGGGACTTCCGAGCTGCCTTCCGCCGGCTACTGGCCGTCCCGCACCGGCACCGCTCCTAG
- the GRK6 gene encoding G protein-coupled receptor kinase 6 isoform X1, producing the protein MELENIVANTVLLKAREGGGGNRKGKSKKWRQMLQFPHISLCEDLRQSLERDYQSLCEKQPIGHMLFRQFCETRPELARCVKFLDAVAGYEVAPDEKRKECGQHLIEKYLKPNSEDHVPEVPSQLVDACCERLEQEPSKELFKECTKLIHDYLSVAPFADYLDSLYFNRFLQWKWLERQPVTKNTFRQYRVLGKGGFGEVCACQVRATGKMYACKKLEKKRIKKRKGEAMALNEKQILEKVNSRFVVSLAYAYETKDALCLVLTLMNGGDLKFHIYHMGEAGFEEPRAAFYAAEICCGLEDLHQERIVYRDLKPENILLDDHGHIRISDLGLAVHVPEGQTIKGRVGTVGYMAPEVVKNERYTFSPDWWALGCLVYEMIEGQSPFQQRKKKIKREEVERLVKEVQEEYSEKFSPSARSLCTMLLCKDPLERLGCRGAGAKEVKEHPLFKHLNFRRLEAGMLDPPFKPDPQAIYCKDVLDIEQFSTVKGVELEPTDNDFYQKFATGSVPIPWQNEMIETECFKELNVFSTDGTVPPDLDWKGQPSPQPKKGLLQRLFSRQDCCGNCSDSEEEPTRL; encoded by the exons ATGGAGCTGGAGAACATCGTCGCCAACACCGTCCTGCTCAAGGCCCGCGAAG GTGGTGGAGGAAACCGGAAAGGCAAGAGCAAGAAATGGCGCCAGATGCTGCAGTTCCCCCACATCAGCCTCTGCGAGGACCTTCGGCAGAGCCTGG AGCGGGACTACCAGAGCCTGTGCGAGAAGCAGCCCATCGGGCACATGCTGTTCCGGCAGTTCTGCGAGACGCGCCCCGAGCTCGCGCGCTGCGTCAAGTTCCTGGATGCTGTG GCAGGGTACGAAGTGGCTCCAGATGAGAAGAGGAAGGAATGTGGGCAGCACCTGATTGAAAAGTACTTGAAGCCAAAC AGTGAGGACCACGTGCCTGAAGTTCCCTCACAACTAGTGGATGCCTGTTgtgagaggctggagcaggaacCTTCCAAGGAGCTCTTCAAGGAATGCACTAA GCTTATCCACGACTACCTGAGCGTGGCTCCCTTTGCCGACTACCTCGACAGCTTGTACTTCAACCGCTTCCTGCAGTGGAAATGGCTGGAAAG GCAGCCAGTGACCAAAAACACTTTCCGCCAGTACCGCGTGCTGGGTAAGGGCGGTTTTGGGGAG GTGTGTGCCTGCCAGGTGCGTGCCACAGGGAAGATGTATGCCTGCAAGaaactggagaagaaaaggatcAAAAAGAGGAAGGGAGAAGCCATGGCCCTGAACGAAAAACAGATCCTGGAAAAAGTGAACAGTAGGTTTGTA GTGAGCTTAGCCTATGCATATGAAACTAAAGATGCTCTCTGCCTAGTGCTGACCCTCATGAATGGAGGGGACCTCAAGTTCCATATCTACCACATGGGAGAGGCTGGTTTcgaggagcccagggcagctttcTATGCTGCTGAGATCTGCTGTGGCCTGGAGGACTTGCACCAGGAGAGGATTGTGTACAG GGACCTGAAGCCAGAGAACATATTACTGGATGACCATG GGCACATCCGTATCTCAGACCTGGGACTGGCTGTGCATGTGCCAGAGGGCCAAACAATCAAGGGCCGGGTGGGGACAGTTGGCTACATGG CTCCGGAGGTGGTGAAGAACGAGCGCTACACGTTCAGCCCGGACTGgtgggctctgggctgcctggTGTACGAGATGATCGAGGGCCAGTCCCCCTTCCAGCAGCGCAAGAAGAAGATCAAGAGGGAGGAGGTGGAGCGCCTGGTGAAGGAGGTGCAGGAGGAGTACTCGGAGAAGTTCTCGCCCAGCGCCCGCTCCCTCTGCACCATG CTCCTGTGCAAGGACCCCTTGGAGCGCCTGGGGTGCCGAGGAGCTGGGGCCAAGGAGGTGAAGGAACATCCTCTCTTCAAGCACCTCAACTTCAGGAGGCTGGAAGCTGGCATGCTGGACCCTCCCTTCAAGCCAGAT CCCCAGGCCATCTACTGCAAGGATGTGCTGGACATCGAGCAGTTCTCCACGGTGAAAGGGGTGGAGCTGGAGCCCACAGACAACGACTTTTACCAGAAATTTGCTACAGGGAGTGTTCCCATTCCTTGGCAGAACGAG ATGATCGAGACAGAGTGTTTCAAGGAGCTGAATGTCTTTAGCACAGATGGCACAGTGCCCCCAGACCTGGACTGGAAAGGACAGCCTTCTCCACAGCCCAAAAAAGGGTTACTCCAGCGCTTGTTCAGCAGACAG GACTGTTGTGGAAACTGCAGCGACAGCGAGGAAGAGCCCACCCGGCTGTAG